A portion of the Bubalus kerabau isolate K-KA32 ecotype Philippines breed swamp buffalo chromosome 1, PCC_UOA_SB_1v2, whole genome shotgun sequence genome contains these proteins:
- the LOC129641917 gene encoding bone marrow stromal antigen 2-like, protein MDTEEDMSEFMMPLDKEKDSSESALCGRKLPLWLGLLLLLLAVGLLVPMIYFAVIANSKACVDGLQAQKECQELNQHVQRQLNQAQELLHEKEAEAATCKQAVVTLRDSLKKEQARVEELQGELATLNQQLHDLSEKLRRKSEASVEDYSSSFYVLLFLAFLVGVVMTAGVLITCKCLKK, encoded by the exons ATGGACACCGAGGAGGACATGAGTGAGTTCATGATGCCCTTAGATAAAGAAAAGGACTCGAGTGAGTCAGCGCTGTGTGGCCGCAAGCTGCCGCTGTGGCTGGGGCTTCTGCTGCTCCTGTTGGCGGTGGGGCTTCTTGTGCCCATGATCTACTTCGCTGTCATTGCCAACAGCAAGGCCTGCGTGGATGGCCTCCAAGCACAGAAGGAATGTCAGGAGCTCAACCAACACGTGCAGCGCCAGCTAAACCAGGCCCAGGAACTCTTACATGAGAAGGAAGCCGAAGCTGCTACCTGCAAACAGGCTGTG GTGACCCTGAGGGACTCTCTGAAGAAGGAGCAGGCACGAGTGGAGGAGCTTCAGG GAGAGTTGGCGACCTTGAACCAACAACTGCATGACCTTTCTGAGAAATTAAG AAGAAAGAGTGAGGCCTCAGTGGAGGATTACTCCTCTAGCTTCTACGTCCTGTTGTTCCTCGCGTTTCTTGTGGGTGTGGTGATGACCGCGGGTGTGCTCATCACCTGCAAGTGTCTGAAGAAATGA